From Parasteatoda tepidariorum isolate YZ-2023 chromosome 1, CAS_Ptep_4.0, whole genome shotgun sequence, one genomic window encodes:
- the LOC107441854 gene encoding ubiquinone biosynthesis protein COQ9, mitochondrial, producing MSSYIMMFLRTKFSWNGTKFLVVKQYNSRNQVALLHKSFVLKANPQTQENEHEDTSESDSDTNSQENEKLISLKLQILHAGLNFVKDHGWTKKSVALGAQSVGLSPSSHTLISYGGADLVHYFNFLCNENLNTHLKNHVLELNKKENIQEYIESALKERLSMVYPYVSQWNEALSLMVSPTQAPTDIKNLLELVDIIWSYSSSKSLNTTWYTKRLSLALAYRLCEFSLIQDKSPEFSNSMEFLKNRVETIVYSEEILEQIVSSGQHLPKYGLGALITVQNIFGLNRWFR from the exons ATGTCAAGTTATATAATGATGtttttaagaactaaatttaGTTGGAATGGAACTAAATTTCTTGTAGTTAAacaatata attcaaGAAATCAAGTTGCTCTActtcataaaagttttgttcTAAAGGCCAATCCGCAAACACAAGAAAATGAGCATGAAGATACGTCAGAATCCGATTCTGATACAAACAGTCAGGAGAATGAAAAGCTAATAAGTTTGAAGTTGCAAATTCTGCATGCAGGATTGAATTTTGTTAAGGATCATGGATGGACAAAAAAATCAGTTGCACTtg gAGCTCAGTCTGTAGGTCTGTCACCTTCTTCACACACATTGATAAGTTATGGGGGAGCTGATcttgttcattattttaactttctttgcaatgaaaatttaaacacacatctgaaaaatcatgttttagaactcaataaaaa GGAAAATATTCAAGAATATATTGAAAGTGCTTTGAAAGAGAGATTGAGTATGGTTTACCCATATGTTTCACAATGGAATGAG gcTTTAAGCCTTATGGTTTCCCCTACTCAGGCTCCAACTGATATAAAAAATCTACTAGAACTTGTTGATATAATTTGGAGCTATTCTTCCTCCAAAAGTTTAAAC ACAACGTGGTATACCAAACGATTATCTCTCGCTTTGGCGTATAGACTATGTGAATTCAGTTTGATTCAAGATAAATCACcagaattttcaaattctatggagtttttaaaaaaccgtGTTGAAACAATTGTTTATTCTGAGGAAATTTTGGAACAG ATTGTTTCTTCAGGTCAGCATCTTCCAAAATATGGTCTTGGAGCATTAATCACT GTGCAAAACATTTTTGGTCTGAATAGATGGTTTCGATAG